A single region of the Streptomyces sp. NBC_01262 genome encodes:
- a CDS encoding acyl-CoA desaturase, which produces MPTQTDVITESRDPEPGTDQLPKATLGGDKKGSIEQITLGLFIGIPFIALLAAIPFAWGWGMSWLDLGLMVGMYYLGCHGITIGFHRHFTHGSFKANRPLKIALAVAGSMAVEGPIVRWVADHRKHHKYSDDEGDPHSPWKYGETVPALMKGLWWAHMGWMFNEEQTPQHKYAPDLVKDPAIRRISRDFWAWTLLSLLLPPLVGGLATMSWAGALSAFFWGSLVRVALLHHVTWSINSICHAVGKRPFRSRDKSGNVWWLAVLSCGESWHNLHHADPTSARHGVLRGQIDSSARIIRWFEQLGWATDVRWPTADRIAARRKDSVSEAA; this is translated from the coding sequence ATGCCCACACAGACGGACGTGATCACCGAGTCCCGGGATCCCGAACCCGGCACGGATCAGCTTCCCAAGGCCACACTCGGCGGGGACAAGAAGGGCTCGATCGAGCAGATCACCCTCGGCCTCTTCATCGGCATCCCGTTCATCGCACTGCTCGCGGCGATTCCCTTCGCCTGGGGCTGGGGCATGAGCTGGCTCGATCTGGGCCTGATGGTGGGGATGTACTACCTGGGCTGCCACGGCATCACCATCGGCTTCCACCGGCACTTCACCCATGGCTCCTTCAAGGCGAACCGTCCCCTCAAGATCGCGCTCGCCGTCGCGGGCTCGATGGCCGTCGAAGGCCCGATCGTGCGCTGGGTGGCGGATCACCGCAAGCACCACAAGTACAGCGACGACGAGGGCGACCCGCACAGCCCCTGGAAGTACGGCGAGACCGTCCCGGCCCTGATGAAGGGCCTGTGGTGGGCGCACATGGGGTGGATGTTCAACGAGGAGCAGACTCCGCAGCACAAGTACGCGCCCGACCTGGTCAAGGACCCGGCGATCCGCCGCATCAGCCGCGACTTCTGGGCCTGGACCCTGCTCTCGCTGCTGCTGCCCCCGCTGGTCGGCGGCCTGGCCACGATGTCCTGGGCCGGCGCGCTCTCCGCCTTCTTCTGGGGTTCACTCGTCCGGGTGGCCCTGCTCCATCATGTGACGTGGTCGATCAATTCCATCTGCCACGCCGTCGGCAAGCGGCCCTTCCGCTCCCGCGACAAGTCCGGAAACGTGTGGTGGCTGGCCGTCCTGTCCTGCGGCGAGTCCTGGCACAACCTCCACCACGCCGACCCCACCTCCGCCCGCCACGGGGTGCTCCGCGGACAGATCGATTCCAGCGCCCGGATCATCCGCTGGTTCGAACAGCTGGGCTGGGCGACGGACGTCCGATGGCCGACCGCTGACCGTATCGCGGCCCGCCGTAAAGATAGTGTCAGTGAAGCGGCATGA